GAGAACCTCGCCGAGCCGTTCAAGTCCGATTCCGCGAACTACACGGTCAAGGCCGGTGACGGCACCGACAAGTTCGTGCTCGGCTTCAACAATGCCTCCGGCTCCAAGCTGGCCGACAAGCGCATTCGCCAGGCCATCCGTTACGCCATCAACCACAAGGAACTCATCGCCTCCCGTGGCGGCGCCGACAAGGCGCTCGGCGGCCCGATTCCGTCCCTCGACCCCGGTTACGAGGATTTGACCAACCTGTATCCCTACGATCAGGGCAAGGCCAAGTCGCTTATGGCTGAGGCCGGTTACTCCGCCGACAAGCCGCTGGAACTCAGCCTGACCTACGCCAACATTTATGGCACCGAGCTCGGCGACCAGCTGCGTTCGCAGCTGAAGCCCATCGGCATTGATCTGAAAGTCAACGTGGTGGAATTCTCCACCTGGTTGCAGGACGTGTACACCAACCACGATTTCGATATCTCACTGGTAGACCACAACGAAAGCCACGACTTCGCTTCCTGGACCGACCCGACCTACTACTTCGGTTACGACAACAAGGACGTGACCAAGCTGTACAACGAGGGCGTGGCCGCCACTTCCGACAAGGAGCGTGACGCCAAGTTCGCCGAGGCCGCCAAGTTGGTGTCCGAGGACGCCGCTGCGGATTGGCTGTTCAATTACCGCACCACCACCGCCACGGCCAAGGGCGTCGAGGGCTTCCCCTTCAACCTCAACCAGACCGTCCTGCCCCTCTACAACGTAACCTACTCCGTCGCTGGATTCAGCCAGAAGTAGTTACGTTTTTTCGGGCTCCCGCTGGCGGGAGCTGTCCGCGAAGCGGACTGAGGATGGCCTCAGTTATCCTCCTCCTATGACCTCTCCTCAGTCGCTGCGCGACAACTCCCCTCAGAGAGGGGGGAGCCGTCACCGTAGGCGACTGAGGGGAGCCAAAGGAAAGTAACCCCAAGTAAAGTAGGCATTATGCGATTCGTGCTCAAACGACTGGCGCTGTTTGTCATAGCGCTGCTCGGCCTGTCCGTGGTGATTTTCGCGGCATTGCGCATTCTGCCCGGCGACGTGGCCTCCGTGATGGCTGGCGTCAACTCGCCGCCCGAGCGCGTGGCCCAGTTGCGCGAACAGCTCGGCTTGAATCGGCCATTAGTCGCGCAATACTTTGATTGGATGGGTGCACTGATCCATGGTGATTTCGGCACGTCCATCCTGACCGGTCGTTCCGTAACCTCACTGGTCGGCTCGCGCGCAGCCATCACCTTTCCTCTGATCATTCTTGGCATGTTGATTGCCTTGGTCATTGGCCTGCCGCTGGGTTGTGCAGCGGTGCTGGCTCGCTCCGAGCGAGTGCGTTCCGCGTTCCATGTGCTGGCCATCATCGGCGGTGCCATCCCTGCTTTGTGGGGTGGATTGCTGCTGATTCTGCTATTCGGCCGTGGCGTCGGACTGATTGGCGTCTTCCCTTCGCAAGGGTTCCCTCTGGACGGTTGGGGAGCGCCCGGTTCGGCGATGCTGTCGTTGATTTTGCCGGCGTTGTCGGTCGGTGTCATCGTGGGCGCGACCATCATGCGATACACGCGTTCGGCTCTGGACGATTTGGCCGGTTCCGGTTATATCGACATGGCTCGTTCCTGCGGCATGACCCGCACCCAGGCAGTGCTGCATGTCGGCCTGAGGTTGGCGACCCCGCAACTGGTGTCCGTTATCGGACTGACGTTCGCCTCGATGATCACCGGCGTGATGGTCATCGAAAACCTGTTTGCCCTGCCGGGTATCGGCAATGGTCTCGTAACCGACGTGGGCAATCGTGACCTCATCGCCGTGCAGAGTGAGCTGTTTTTGCTGGCTGCATTCTTTCTGTTGATTGGTCTTGTGGTCGACTTGCTCCACCGCGTGCTCGACCCGCGCCTCAAAACCGCCGCCACCATTACGGAGGTGACCGCATGAGCAAATCGTCTACTTCCTTCTCGCCGTCTGTAGTCGAGGGGGAGCGTGTTCCCAATCCTCCCGCTGATGTGAGGTGGCGTCGCACCGCGATGCCGGAGGGTGGTCAACGAGCGGCTTTCGCAATCGTCCTCCACTCCATGTGGCGCCGGGCCGAAGGCAAATTCGCGCTTATCGTGCTCGCCTCATGGCTGCTGATCGCCATCGTTTCTTTGTTCTGGACCCCGCAATCCCTATGGACCACCGACGGCTACCGCGTATGGGCCAAACCCTCCGCCGTGCATTGGCTCGGCACCGACGGTACCGGAGCCGACGTGTTCAGCTGGCTGCTTGCCGGCTCACATACGAACCTGCTCATCGTGCTGCTTACCGTAGTGGTTTCCGCCGCTTGGGGGCTGCTGCTCATTGCGGCGATGGTCGCACGCAATGCGGCGCTTGCCAGCTCGTCTGTAGTGGTGGTCGATGCGCTGATCTCCATTCCCACTGTGCTTATCGCGCTGATTCTTGCTGTACCGCTCGGTGCGTCCATCGTCGTGATCGTTATCGCTTGCGGCTTCGGATACGGGCTGAATCTGGCACGTGTGGTCCGTCCGGTGGCGTTGCTGGCGGCCCGTTCATCGTATGTGGAATCGGCCCTGGCGAATGGAGCCAGCGGATGGCGTGTGTTGGTGAGCCATATCGTGCCGAGTATCCTGCCCGTGCTGGCCGTACAACTGTCACTGTCCGCTGGCACGGCGGTGCTGGCCGAATCAGGACTTACGTACCTCGGTGTCGGTGTGCCGTCGGGTGTGCCGAGCTGGGGGCATTCACTGGCCACATCGGTCAAGCTCATCAATGTGTTTCCGCTGACCGTGGTGTGGCCCGGTCTGATTGTCACGGTCGTGGTGGTGGCCCTGAATATTTTCGGCGATGTGTTGCGTGATGCCATCGACCCGGTCGCCAATCCCGCGTTGAGGGAAGCAGGGGAGGGCGGCGATGAGCGTTGATATTCATGGTCTGAACATTGCTGTCGGCGGCAGATTAATTGTTTCCGATGTGGACTTGGCCATTGCCGATGGCGAGCGGGTTGGCCTAATCGGTTCCTCCGGCTCCGGCAAATCGATGATTTCCAAGGCGATACTGGGGCTGCTGCCATTGACTGCTGCAGCCGACGGGTCGATTGATATGAGCGGTACGGAAATCATCGGTGCCTCTGAGCATGTGCTCGCCGACCTGCGTGGCCGGTATGTGGGCGCGGTATTTCAGAATCCGGCTGCTTCACTGAACCCAGTGATGACTGTCGCCCAGCAGATTTCTCTGCCGCTGAAATTGCATTACGACCTGACCAAGGCCGAACGTGCCGACCGAGTGAATGCCATGCTGGACAAGGTCGGGCTGGACCGTGATATGGCCGGCAAATATCCGCACGAGTTGTCTGGTGGGCAGCAGCAGCGCGTGGGCATCGCCACGGCGCTGATCACCTCGCCGCGGTTCATCATTGCGGACGAGCCGACCACCGCGTTGGATTCCATCACCCAGCGACAGATTGTGGATCTGCTGGTCTCTCTAGTGGACGATGCCGGTGCCTCGATGCTGTTCATCACCCATGATTTCTCCGTGTTGGCACGTGCCACAACGCGTTGTTATGTGCTGGACGCTGGCCGCATTGTGGAGTCCGGCGCGACCGCCAATCTGCTTGCCGCACCGGCCACGCTACAGGCCCAACGACTGGTCGCCGCCGCCCAAACCCTCACCCTCCGCACTCCCAAGGAGGATTCTCATGAGTGATGGCAATAGGTTCCTCCTCTCCGCCCAATCCATCAACAAATCCTTCGGTCCCCGCTCCGCGCGCCGCCAAGTCCTCTTCGACGTCTCCGCCGACGTCCGCCCTGGCGAGTGCTTGGCCGTCATCGGCGGTTCCGGTTCCGGCAAGTCCACGCTGACCCGCATCATGCTCGGCCTCGAATCCGCCGATTCCGGCACTGTGACGTATGGCGGTCAATCCATTGCCGGTGGTCGCAGATCACCCGGTGTGCAAGCGCTCCGCCGCGAATCGGGACTGGTGTTTCAGGACCCGTTCTCGTCGCTTGACCCGCGTTGGCGGGTTGCTCAGTCAGTTGCCGAACCATTGGTGTTGCAGCGGCATGACCTCGGTAAAGCCGAAATCGCTGAGCGAGTGGCCGCGGCTCTGACCATGGTTGGCCTTGAACCGGCCACTTTCCTGAACCGGTATCCGGTCGACTTGTCCGGAGGTCAGGCGCAGCGCGTGGTTATCGCGCGAGCCATCATCAACGAGCCCAAAGTGATTCTTGCCGACGAGCCTATGAGCGCCATCGATGTGGCCGCGCGTATCCAGATTCTCGATACCTTCGCCGCCATCCGTGAAACACGTCGTGAAACAGCATTGATCATGGTGTCCCACGACCTCGGCGTGGTGCAGCATATCGCCGATCGGATTCTCGTGCTCCACGATGGTCGCGTCGAAGAAGAAGGCTCTACCGCCGAAGTGCTCGGCAGTCCCCAGTCCGACTACACCCGCCAACTCATCGAAGCCGCCTCGTTGTAACTCCTCTTGGCTCCCTCATGAAGGGACGGCGGAATCGTTGCCGACTCCTCGCGTCCACCGTATGAACGCCCGCGACACGCAGTTGTCGCGGGCTGTGCTATGGTGTGAGACATGCAGATTATCTCATGTTGTTGTCGCTAACCGACGCCCCTAGGCGAGCGGTCAGTGACGCATAACTTGAGATAGAGCATTCAATCGCGGCAGATTTGCCGCAAGAATTCGTGGAACCTTTGGCATGGGCGCAACCGTGTAACGCGCAAGCTGTGGGACGTATCGGATTCATCACTGAAATACTCGAATTTCAAAGCACAAGGCCACAGTCCATTCGTCTGGGAACGTCGGTTCACGAACGCAACGCAGCAAACCCCAACCCCAGCAACAAAGGACTTCAGATGACCATCCACAACAGCCTCGCCGAACTCATCGGCAACACCCCGCTCGTCAAGCTGAACCACATCCCGCAGACGGCCGGCGTCAAGGCCACTATCGCCGTCAAAGTCGAATACTTCAACCCCGGTGGCTCATCCAAGGACCGCATCGCCGAGCGCATCATCGACGCCGCCGAAAAGTCCGGCGAGCTGAAACCCGGCGGCGTGATCGTGGAGCCGACCTCCGGCAACACCGGCGTCGGTCTGGCACTGGTCGCCCAGCAGCGCGGCTACCGTACGATCTTCACTTTGCCGGACAAGGTCTCCGAATCCAAGCGTGCGGTGCTGCGCGCCTACGGTGCCGAAGTCATCGTCACGCCGACCGATGCCGGCCCCGACGACCCGCGTTCCTACTACCAGGTCGCCGAACGACTGGCCAACACTATTCCCGGCGGTTTCCGCCCGAACCAGTACGACAATCCGAACGGTCCGCTGAGCCACTACTACACCACCGGACCGGAAGTTTGGGAGGCCGCTGATCACAAGGTCACGCATTTCGTAGCCGGCATCGGCACCGGCGGCACCATCTCCGGCACCGGCAAGTATCTGAAAGAAGTCTCCGACGGCGCGGTCAAGGTCATCGGCTCCGACCCGGAAGGCTCCATCTACTCCGCCGCCTCGCGTGAGGAAGTCCACCAGTACGACATCGAGGGCGTGGGGGAGGACTTCTACCCCAAGGCTTTCGACCGGAACATCACCGATGACATCGTGCGCGTCGGCGACGCCGAAGCTTTCGAAATGACCCGCCGGTTGGCCGGCGAGGAGGGGCTGCTGGTCGGCGGCTCGTCCGGCATGGCTGTGGCCAGTGCCATCAAGTACGCGCTCGCCAACGATCTGGACGAAAACCAGATCGTGGTGGTGCTCGCCCCCGATTCCGGCCGTAGCTATCTCGAAAAGATCTTCGATGACGACTGGATGCGCGCCAACGGTTACGGCGACGTGGTCGACCGCACCACCAAGCCGTCCCTTGCCGAGCAGTACCTCTAAACGCTAAGTGCTCCCCTCAGTCGCTTCCGCGACAGCTCCCCTCGGAGAGGGGAGCCAAAAAGGGCTCTGGCGCCCCTCTTTGAGGGGAGCTGTCAGCCGAAGGCTGACTGAGAGGAGCCAGCCCGCAAAGATCCAATAACTTTCCAAACCCGTCCAATACCCAACCAAACACCAAAGGAAACCAACACCATGTCCGCTGAATACAACGCCAAGTTCGCCAACACCGCCGTCGCCACCCGCGCCATCCACGCCGGCCAGGAGCCTGACCCCACCACCGGTGCTGTGGTTACGCCGATCTACGCCACCTCCACCTTCAAGCAGGACGGCGTGCTCGGCCTGCGCGGCGGCCACGACTACTCACGCTCCATCAACCCCACCCGCACCAGTTTTGACGAGCAGCTCGCCGCCGTGGAAGGCGCCAAGTACGCGCTGAGCTTCTCCTCCGGCCTTGCCGCCATCGATGTGCTGCTGCGTTCCACCATCAAGCCCGGCGACAACATCCTGCTCGGCAACGACGTGTACGGCGGCACCTACCGTCTGCTCTCCAAGGTGTTCGTGCCGTGGGGCGTGGGCCTCGATGTGGTGGACATCACCGACACCGTCGCCGTGGAAGCCGCGCTCGCCGCCAAGTCGTACAAGTATGTGTGGGTCGAAACCCCGTCCAACCCGCTGCTCAACATCACCGACATCGCAGTCACCTCCGAAGTGGCCCATAAGTACGGCACCAAGGTGGTAGTCGACAATACCTTCGCTTCGCCCGCCTTGCAGCACCCGCTCGATGATGGTGCCGATGTGGTGGTCTACTCCACCACCAAGTACATCGGCGGCCACTCCGATGTGGTCGGCGGTGCCGTGGTGCTTAACGATGAGGAAACCCGTGAGCAGGTGGCCTTCCTGCAGAACGCAGCCGGTGCCGTGCCTTCCCCGTTCGATTCGTTCCTTGACATTCGCGGCCTGAAGACTCTGGATTTGCGCGTCAAGCGTCACAGCGCCAACGCCCTGAAAGTGGCGGAATGGCTGGAATCCCAGCCTGCTGACGTGATTGAGCGCGTCTGGTATCCGGGCCTCGAATCCCACCCGGGCCACGATATCGCGGCTCGTCAGATGCATGGCGGCTTCGGCGGCGTGCTCTCCGTGCAGCTTGCCGGCGGTGCCGAGGCTGCCAAGAAGTTCGTGGACTACACCGAGATCTTCACGCTGGCCGAATCGCTCGGCGGCGTGGAAAGCCTGATCGAGGTGCCCGCCGCTATGACCCACGCCTCCGTGGCCGGCACCACCTTGCAGGTGCCCGGCAATCTGGTGCGTATCTCGGTCGGCATCGAAAACGCCGATGACCTCATCGCCGACCTCAAGCAGGCTCTCGACCGTCTGTGACGGAGACGCTGCGAGCCGTTCTCGGAACGTAACTTCGGTGATTCTCCATTTCAAGGGGCGGATTTGCGCTATCCCGGACATCTACTTCCGTTTCAAGGGGCTGTTGCCCAAGTAGACAAGGCGTGAAAACGGCGGAATGGCGTTGGGATAATGTCATTTGTATATGTGGTTTAGCTGATGACCAGCCCCTTGAAACGGAAGTAGATGTCCCCGAAACGTCCAATCCGCCCCTTGAAATCGATTTACGGATAATTGAACAGGCATACATGACTTGTGACCGCGGCAATGCGGTATGGTTGGGAAGCATGACGGCACATGAGGCGGCGCTGGGGGCGCTCAAGCAATACTTCGGTTACGATTC
This sequence is a window from Bifidobacterium breve DSM 20213 = JCM 1192. Protein-coding genes within it:
- a CDS encoding ABC transporter permease, coding for MRFVLKRLALFVIALLGLSVVIFAALRILPGDVASVMAGVNSPPERVAQLREQLGLNRPLVAQYFDWMGALIHGDFGTSILTGRSVTSLVGSRAAITFPLIILGMLIALVIGLPLGCAAVLARSERVRSAFHVLAIIGGAIPALWGGLLLILLFGRGVGLIGVFPSQGFPLDGWGAPGSAMLSLILPALSVGVIVGATIMRYTRSALDDLAGSGYIDMARSCGMTRTQAVLHVGLRLATPQLVSVIGLTFASMITGVMVIENLFALPGIGNGLVTDVGNRDLIAVQSELFLLAAFFLLIGLVVDLLHRVLDPRLKTAATITEVTA
- a CDS encoding ABC transporter permease — translated: MPEGGQRAAFAIVLHSMWRRAEGKFALIVLASWLLIAIVSLFWTPQSLWTTDGYRVWAKPSAVHWLGTDGTGADVFSWLLAGSHTNLLIVLLTVVVSAAWGLLLIAAMVARNAALASSSVVVVDALISIPTVLIALILAVPLGASIVVIVIACGFGYGLNLARVVRPVALLAARSSYVESALANGASGWRVLVSHIVPSILPVLAVQLSLSAGTAVLAESGLTYLGVGVPSGVPSWGHSLATSVKLINVFPLTVVWPGLIVTVVVVALNIFGDVLRDAIDPVANPALREAGEGGDER
- a CDS encoding ABC transporter ATP-binding protein, whose translation is MSVDIHGLNIAVGGRLIVSDVDLAIADGERVGLIGSSGSGKSMISKAILGLLPLTAAADGSIDMSGTEIIGASEHVLADLRGRYVGAVFQNPAASLNPVMTVAQQISLPLKLHYDLTKAERADRVNAMLDKVGLDRDMAGKYPHELSGGQQQRVGIATALITSPRFIIADEPTTALDSITQRQIVDLLVSLVDDAGASMLFITHDFSVLARATTRCYVLDAGRIVESGATANLLAAPATLQAQRLVAAAQTLTLRTPKEDSHE
- a CDS encoding ABC transporter ATP-binding protein, giving the protein MSDGNRFLLSAQSINKSFGPRSARRQVLFDVSADVRPGECLAVIGGSGSGKSTLTRIMLGLESADSGTVTYGGQSIAGGRRSPGVQALRRESGLVFQDPFSSLDPRWRVAQSVAEPLVLQRHDLGKAEIAERVAAALTMVGLEPATFLNRYPVDLSGGQAQRVVIARAIINEPKVILADEPMSAIDVAARIQILDTFAAIRETRRETALIMVSHDLGVVQHIADRILVLHDGRVEEEGSTAEVLGSPQSDYTRQLIEAASL
- a CDS encoding pyridoxal-phosphate dependent enzyme; this translates as MTIHNSLAELIGNTPLVKLNHIPQTAGVKATIAVKVEYFNPGGSSKDRIAERIIDAAEKSGELKPGGVIVEPTSGNTGVGLALVAQQRGYRTIFTLPDKVSESKRAVLRAYGAEVIVTPTDAGPDDPRSYYQVAERLANTIPGGFRPNQYDNPNGPLSHYYTTGPEVWEAADHKVTHFVAGIGTGGTISGTGKYLKEVSDGAVKVIGSDPEGSIYSAASREEVHQYDIEGVGEDFYPKAFDRNITDDIVRVGDAEAFEMTRRLAGEEGLLVGGSSGMAVASAIKYALANDLDENQIVVVLAPDSGRSYLEKIFDDDWMRANGYGDVVDRTTKPSLAEQYL
- a CDS encoding cystathionine gamma-synthase, with the translated sequence MSAEYNAKFANTAVATRAIHAGQEPDPTTGAVVTPIYATSTFKQDGVLGLRGGHDYSRSINPTRTSFDEQLAAVEGAKYALSFSSGLAAIDVLLRSTIKPGDNILLGNDVYGGTYRLLSKVFVPWGVGLDVVDITDTVAVEAALAAKSYKYVWVETPSNPLLNITDIAVTSEVAHKYGTKVVVDNTFASPALQHPLDDGADVVVYSTTKYIGGHSDVVGGAVVLNDEETREQVAFLQNAAGAVPSPFDSFLDIRGLKTLDLRVKRHSANALKVAEWLESQPADVIERVWYPGLESHPGHDIAARQMHGGFGGVLSVQLAGGAEAAKKFVDYTEIFTLAESLGGVESLIEVPAAMTHASVAGTTLQVPGNLVRISVGIENADDLIADLKQALDRL